Proteins encoded together in one Triticum dicoccoides isolate Atlit2015 ecotype Zavitan chromosome 7B, WEW_v2.0, whole genome shotgun sequence window:
- the LOC119336347 gene encoding uncharacterized protein LOC119336347, with protein sequence MLRAWLTWTRSMSFAWDEHFLAAALKEVKKYQKKREAGKSGFWIGGCLPMFAIIYMDFVDVPRGLVSEHRFNYSLPRACFVCNNDFKLIEEIDKNKLSLDKIEFGKRNLRRLPETPYASVESCNKDDCENNNVDGVSGDGNIPEIETNPFTDGSDIGGDVCGSLDEWLQPLPSSQDLEIPPHMVPLYEKHKKLHAAEVKNVLTSFSQIMQSIFCKRVAHILVEANSIAATSKEHTFEGVTFQVPASNAPGACDTRAPPQTSPTTHMGATTQEAEVEMEAAGCPNTNQNGHDEDIVLDKMQSCNTLGKEDVQVGEDKGEWEEVDEDVVGDLKVLGTDDEVERAVILSQGTVAALEGLALEFNDGPSCSLFKEGTNIMNGSIWMLRPQRRLWKR encoded by the exons ATGTTGCGAGCTTGGTTGACATGGACAAGATCAATGAGTTTTGCGTGGGATGAGCATTTTCTGGCTGCTGCTTTGAAGGAGGTGAAGAAGTACCAAAAGAAGAGGGAGGCAGGGAAAAGTGGATTCTGGATTGGCGGTTGTCTGCCAATGTTTGCG ATAATTTACATGGATTTTGTCGATGTGCCTCGGGGGTTGGTCTCTGAGCATAGATTCAACTACTCTCTCCCAAGGGCATGTTTCGTTTGCAACAATGACTTCAAGTTGATAGAAGAAATTGATAAGAACAAGCTCAGCCTTGATAAAATTGAATTTGGAAAACGGAAT CTTCGTCGTTTGCCAGAGACACCATACGCATCAGTTGAGAGCTGCAACAAAGATGATTGCGAGAACAACAATGTGGATGGAGTTAGTGGAGATGGAAACATTCCTGAGATAGAAACCAATCCATTCACAGATGGGAGCGATATTGGCGGTGATGTGTGCGGCTCTCTAGATGAGTGGCTGCAGCCGCTTCCTTCTAGTCAAGACTTGGAG ATCCCACCCCACATGGTTCCATTATATGAGAAGCACAAGAAGTTGCATGCAGCAGAAGTGAAGAATGTTCTGACATCATTCAGCCAGATAATGCAGTCAATTTTCTGCAAGCGTGTAGCACATATTTTGGTTGAAGCAAACTCCATTGCTGCAACTTCCAAGGAACACACGTTTGAAGGTGTTACCTTTCAAGTTCCAGCAAGCAATGCACCAGGAGCATGTGACACCAGGGCTCCACCCCAAACAAGCCCTACAACTCACATGGGTGCCACAACACAAGAAGCCGAGGTTGAGATGGAAGCTGCAGGTTGTCCCAACACCAACCAGAATGGACATGATGAGGACATTGTTTTGGATAAAATGCAAAGTTGCAATACACTTGGGAAAGAAGATGTGCAGGTTGGTGAGGATAAGGGGGAATGGGAGGAGGTGGATGAAGATGTTGTGGGAGATTTGAAAGTTTTGGGCACTGATGATGAGGTTGAGAGAGCCGTTATTTTATCACAGGGTACGGTGGCTGCCTTGGAAGGTCTTGCACTGGAATTTAATGATGGTCCTTCATGTAGTCTGTTCAAAGAGGGAACAAATATT